One Coffea arabica cultivar ET-39 chromosome 5e, Coffea Arabica ET-39 HiFi, whole genome shotgun sequence DNA segment encodes these proteins:
- the LOC113688257 gene encoding protochlorophyllide reductase, chloroplastic yields the protein MALQAAALLPSTFSFSKEGKVGASLKDSSLFGKSLSDQIKSDISSSSLKIKRAVRAEAVITATPAVNRATAEGKKTLRKGTVVITGASSGLGLATAKALAETGKWHVIMACRDFLKAERAAKSVGMTKENYTIMHLDLGSLDSVRQFVDTFRRSGRPLDVLVCNAAVYLPTAKEPTFTAEGFELSVGVNHLGHFLLARSLLDDMNQSDYPSKRLIIVGSITGNTNTLAGNVPPKASLGDLRGLAGGLNGLNTASMIDGGDFDGAKAYKDSKVCNMLTMQEFHRRYHEDTGITFASLYPGCIATTGLFREHIPLFRFLFPPFQKYVTKGFVSEEEAGKRLAQVVSDPSLTKSGVYWSWNKDSASFENQLSQEASDVEKARKVWEISEKLVGLA from the exons ATGGCTCTTCAGGCTGCTGCTCTCCTCCCTTCCACTTTCTCCTTCTCCAAAGAA GGAAAAGTTGGTGCATCACTAAAAGACTCTAGTCTATTTGGCAAATCATTGTCAGACCAAATCAAGTCTGACATCAGCTCCTCCTCATTGAAGATCAAG AGAGCTGTAAGAGCCGAGGCAGTCATTACAGCAACTCCGGCCGTCAACCGAGCAACAGCAGAAGGGAAAAAGACCTTAAGAAAGGGCACTGTTGTGATAACTGGAGCATCCTCCGGACTAGGTCTTGCAACAGCCAAAGCTCTGGCTGAAACTGGCAAATGGCACGTAATCATGGCCTGCAGAGATTTTCTTAAGGCTGAGAGAGCTGCAAAGTCGGTTGGCATGACCAAGGAGAACTACACAATAATGCATTTGGATCTTGGCTCTCTGGACAGTGTTCGCCAATTTGTCGACACCTTCAGAAGATCTGGACGCCCTCTTGATGTCTTGGTCTGCAACGCTGCTGTGTACTTGCCAACTGCTAAAGAGCCTACTTTTACTGCTGAAGGATTTGAGTTGAGTGTTGGGGTTAACCACCTTGGACACTTCCTCCTTGCAAGATCGCTGCTTGATGACATGAACCAGTCTGACTACCCCTCAAAGAGACTCATTATTGTTGGCTCAATCACAG GGAATACTAATACATTGGCTGGAAATGTACCTCCAAAGGCCAGTCTTGGTGATTTGAGGGGTCTTGCTGGTGGTTTAAATGGGCTTAACACCGCATCCATGATTGATGGTGGAGACTTTGATGGTGCCAAGGCATACAAGGATAGCAAAGTGTGCAACATGCTTACTATGCAAGAGTTCCACCGCCGATACCACGAGGATACAGGCATCACCTTTGCTTCCCTTTACCCAGGCTGCATTGCAACCACAGGCCTATTCAGGGAGCACATCCCCTTGTTCAGGTTCCTCTTCCCTCCATTCCAAAAGTACGTCACAAAAGGATTCGTATCCGAAGAAGAAGCTGGCAAGAGACTTGCACAG GTTGTAAGTGATCCAAGTTTGACAAAATCAGGTGTCTACTGGAGCTGGAACAAGGACTCAGCTTCTTTCGAGAACCAATTGTCTCAAGAGGCCAGTGATGTCGAAAAAGCCCGCAAAGTGTGGGAAATCAGTGAGAAACTTGTTGGTTTGGCTTAA
- the LOC140006735 gene encoding uncharacterized protein: MSKAGEEEEEDERFHDSLDRLLSSTNTSCSCSPSSSESEDPNPFSNPGSPNYVADGLSDPVRVVPKFPMGLSNNYDVWISQPSSVQERRLRLLSQMGLSRDPSLVRHRPTSSAVFDSGGLPDLFGRSMLSDHLNHRNPGEGFSKTLSNSYINDDHKIGCDDDNGDHNNKRNVSGFVRSKSDGEYKSSNILSVDSGSSPSVMANGPGSDGTIIVNNNHRNSQSHNVVLIVDNLGNGLSNKPPKGKIRTDCTRNGSCTSLPGLGNGEVEEGLDCSRMVRVDDPDNPVCTIRNLDTGKEFVVNEVREDGTWNKLKEVGTGRQLTMEEFEMSVGTSPIVQELMRRQNVENGNRDAGDCNVDGNSGSGSRFKKKGSWLKSIRNVASSVTGHKERRSSDERDTSSDKGGRRSSSATDDSQDASFHGPERVRVRQYGKSHKELTVLYKSQEIQAHNGSIWTIKFSLDGKYLASAGEDCIIHVWQVIESERKGDLLFDKPEDGNLNLLFLTNGSPEPTLLSPSLDGHSDKRRRGRSSISRKSVSLEHALVPETIFALSEKPFCSFQGHLDDVLDLSWSKSQLLLSSSMDKTVRLWHLSSNSCLKIFSHSDYVTCIHFNPVDDRYFISGSLDAKVRIWSIPERKVVDWNDLHEMVTAACYTPDGQGALVGSYKGSCHLYNTSDNKLQQRSQMNLQIKKKKSHQKKITGFQFSPGSTSEVLVTSADSRIRVIDGDDLIHKFKGFRNTNSQISASLTANGKYVVCASEDSHVYVWRHEDDSRPSRSKGVTVTRSYEHFHCQDVSVAIPWPGMCETWAFRDTTSREQSGPIDRPDEVLTANHPPTPVEEANDSDHSPPASGCISSPLNGTISSASNSYFFDRISATWPEEKLTLATKNCSPRVSVDFSNGLNHNRSAWGMVIVTAGLRGEIRTFQNFGLPVRI, translated from the exons ATGAGCAAAGccggagaagaagaagaagaggacgaGCGTTTCCACGACTCATTGGACCGGCTCCTCTCCTCGACCAACACCTCCTGTTCttgttctccttcttcttccgAATCCGAGGATCCAAACCCTTTTTCCAACCCGGGTTCTCCTAATTATGTAGCCGACGGCTTGTCTGACCCTGTCCGCGTCGTCCCTAAATTTCCGATGGGCCTCTCGAATAATTACGATGTTTGGATCTCTCAGCCCTCCTCCGTTCAAGAACGCCGTCTCCGTCTCCTCAGCCAGATGGGTCTCAGCCGTGATCCCTCCCTCGTGCGCCACAGACCGACGTCCTCCGCCGTCTTTGACAGCGGTGGCTTACCGGATTTATTCGGCAGATCGATGTTGTCGGATCACTTGAATCATAGGAACCCTGGTGAGGGTTTTTCTAAAACTCTATCAAATAGTTATATTAACGATGATCATAAAATTGGTTGTGACGATGATAACGGTGATCATAACAATAAGAGGAATGTTTCTGGGTTTGTCCGATCAAAATCGGACGGTGAGTATAAGAGTTCAAATATTCTTTCGGTTGATTCTGGTTCTTCGCCATCAGTAATGGCCAATGGGCCTGGGAGTGATGGTACTATAATTGTAAATAACAATCATAGAAATAGTCAAAGTCACAATGTTGTTCTTATTGTTGATAATTTGGGTAATGGTTTGTCGAATAAGCCTCCTAAGGGAAAGATTAGAACGGATTGCACAAGGAATGGGAGTTGTACTTCGTTGCCCGGGTTGGGAAATGGGGAGGTGGAGGAGGGTTTGGATTGTAGTAGGATGGTTAGGGTTGATGATCCAGATAATCCAGTTTGTACAATACGGAATCTTGACACTGGAAAGGAGTTTGTGGTGAATGAGGTGAGGGAAGATGGGACGTGGAACAAGCTTAAGGAAGTGGGAACAGGGAGGCAGTTGACTATGGAGGAGTTTGAGATGTCTGTTGGGACTTCGCCGATTGTTCAAGAATTGATGAGGAGGCAGAATGTGGAGAATGGGAATAGGGATGCTGGGGATTGTAATGTGGACGGGAATAGTGGGAGTGGATCCAGGTTTAAAAAGAAGGGAAGTTGGTTGAAGAGTATCAGAAATGTTGCTAGTTCTGTTACAGGTCACAAGGAGAGGCGTAGTAGCGATGAGAGGGATACATCATCTGACAAGGGTGGGAGGAGGTCGAGTTCTGCTACTGATGATAGCCAGGATGCTTCCTTTCATGGGCCGGAAAGAGTTCGGGTTAGACAATATGGGAAGTCTCATAAAGAACTTACTGTGCTTTACAAGAGCCAAGAGATACAGGCACACAATGGATCGATTTGGACTATTAAATTTAGTTTGGATGGAAAGTATCTTGCAAGTGCTGGAGAGGACTGCATCATTCATGTATGGCAGGTTATTGAATCAGAGCGGAAGGGTGATTTGTTGTTTGACAAACCTGAAGATGGAAATCTGAATCTTCTATTTTTAACCAATGGATCCCCTGAGCCAACTTTGCTGTCACCGAGTTTGGATGGTCATTCAGATAAGAGGAGAAGAGGAAGGTCGTCTATAAGCCGAAAATCAGTGAGTTTGGAACATGCTTTGGTCCCAGAGACAATTTTTGCCCTTTCAGAGAAACCCTTTTGTTCATTCCAAGGGCATCTGGATGATGTGCTTGACCTGTCATGGTCCAAGTCCCAG CTTTTGCTATCATCCTCAATGGATAAAACAGTTCGACTCTGGCACTTGTCTAGCAACTCTTGTCTGAAGATATTCTCACACAGTGACTATG TTACCTGCATCCACTTTAACCCTGTTGATGATAGATACTTCATCAGTGGATCCCTGGATGCTAAGGTGCGCATATGGAGTATTCCTGAGCGCAAAGTTGTTGATTGGAATGATTTGCATGAGATGGTCACTGCTGCCTGCTATACACCAGATGGTCAG GGTGCATTGGTTGGTTCATACAAAGGGAGCTGTCACTTGTACAACACTTCTG ATAATAAATTGCAGCAAAGGAGTCAAATGAATCTGCAaattaagaagaagaaatctCATCAGAAGAAAATTACTGGTTTCCAG TTTTCTCCAGGAAGTACATCAGAAGTGCTTGTAACATCTGCAGATTCAAGGATTCGGGTTATAGATGGAGATGATTTGATTCACAAATTCAAAG GATTTCGCAACACCAATAGCCAAATCTCTGCCTCTCTTACAGCTAATGGGAAGTATGTCGTTTGTGCCAGTGAGGATTCTCATGTTTATGTTTGGAGACACGAAGATGATTCTCGGCCAAGCAGAAGTAAGGGTGTCACTGTAACACGGTCTTATGAACATTTTCACTGCCAAGATGTATCAGTGGCTATTCCTTGGCCTGGGATGTGCGAGACATGGGCATTTCGGGATACCACTTCTAGAGAACAGAGTGGTCCAATTGATCGCCCAGATGAGGTTTTGACAGCTAACCACCCTCCTacaccagttgaagaggctaATGATAGTGATCATTCCCCACCGGCATCTGGATGCATTAGTAGTCCACTGAATGGGACAATATCCAGTGCCTCCAATAGCTACTTCTTTGATAGAATCTCAGCAACATGGCCTGAGGAAAAACTTACTTTAGCTACTAAGAATTGCAGCCCTCGCGTTAGTGTGGACTTCTCCAATGGGTTAAACCACAATAGGTCGGCATGGGGTATGGTGATTGTCACTGCAGGCCTTCGAGGGGAAATCAGGACTTTCCAAAACTTTGGATTGCCAGTGCGGATATAG